ACAAGGGAAAGGCGCGAATACTTTCGCCGGGCCGTTTACGGGCGTTGTAAAGGTTCCAGAGCTCCGGTCGCTGGTTCTTCGGATCCCAACGATGCGCCGCCGTCCGAAAAGAAAATATGCGTTCCTTTGCACGGGATTTTTCCTCGTCGCGCCGCGCGCCGCCGAAGACGATATCGAAGCGGCGCTCATCCAGGACCTGCTTCAAACCCTGGGTTTTGGTGATGTCGGTATGCAGCGAGGAACCGTGGTCGAATGGATTGATGTTCCGTGCAATCGCCTCCGGGTTCACATGGACGAGCAGATCCATGCCACTGTCCCGTGCCATACGGTCGCGGAACAGATACATTTCCTGGAACTTCCACCGGGTATCCACATGGACGAGCGGAAACGGCGGCGGCGCGGGATAAAACGCCTTCCTGGCCAGGTGCAGCATGACCGAACTGTCCTTCCCCACCGAATAAAGCATCGCCGGGTTGTCGGCTTCCGCGACGGCTTCCCGGATGATATGGATGCTTTCGGCCTCCAGGCGGTCCAGGTGCGGCGTCCTGGTGTGCCGGCCCGCCGCGGCGCGGGCCGTGGCCCCTGCGAACGACAGCCGGGGCGGATAGCCGAAGGTAGGCGCCTCGACTTGCGGAATGGCTTCCATGGATTGCACCAGAGGGACCAGCGCACCATGCGGAAACACCGTCAAGGGTTTGCCGATATGCTTCTGCATGGCGCCCAGGGCCTGGGCGACGACCGGTCCATTTAGGTCATCGGACAGCGGCATCCAATAGCGGCCGCCGCGTGCGTCATTCAAATGCAGGCAGGGACGGCCTCCGGGCAAGGGCGCCAGTTGCGCGAATACAACCAAGTGCCGCTTCGACCGCGCGTCTTCCGCCACTTGCTGTATGACCTGGGTGACGGGCTTGCGTCCCCCGTCATCCTCCAGAGTGTCCTCATCCAGGGGGGCAGGAAAGGCAAGTAGCTCCTGCAGGCGGCGCTCCGCCGTGCGCTTGGTGCCTACGTCGGCTACGCGCTGCAGGTGCTCGAAAGCAGTCGATGTATCCCAGACGCGAGACGCGTCCAGGCCATGCAAGGGGGATTCATCCATGTAAGCGTGTCGCAATTTGCAGTTATGGCTGAATTTTACATCAACGCCTGAACGTTTCAGGTAGCATTGCGTGAATTCATCACCACATTAATAAATTGCGACAATGCTGAGCGCTTCACAACTCACGTCGGTTCTCCAGGTAGCACGTGACGCCGGCCATGCGGTCATGGCCGTCTACGACGCATGCTCGCGCGGCGCTTCCCCTGAGGTGTCCCGGAAAGCCGACGACAGCCCGGTGACCGAAGCCGATATGGACTCGCACCGTATCATCGTCGCGGGATTGGCGGCGCTGGACGAGGCCTTGCCCGTGGTTTCGGAAGAGGACACCGATTCGCATGCCCATCGCACGCGCAAAGGGCGCTACTGGCTGGTGGATCCCTTGGACGGCACAAAGGAATTCCTGGATCGCAATGGCGAATTCACGGTCAACATCGCCCTGATCGACAACGGGACCGCGGTTGCCGGCGTCGTCGTCGCCCCCGCATTAGGCCTGGAATATTGGGGGGCGACTGGCCTGGGAGCCTGGCGCGATACAGGCACGGGACCGTCGCAATTAAGCGTTTGCACCCCCTGCGCCGCTTCCTTGCCCCGTGTGATCGCCAGCCGCAGCCATCTGGACAGCGCCACCCAGGATTATCTTCGACGGCTGGGCCCTCATTCGCTCGTGCAAGCAGGCAGCTCGTTGAAATTCTGCCGCATCGCCGAGGGCGCGGCGGATCTTTATCCACGGTTCGGTCCGACCTGCGAATGGGATGTCGCCGCGGCACACGCGATTCTCGAGGCGGCCGGAGGACAGGTGCTGTGCCTGGATGGCACGCCCCTGCGCTATGGCAAAGCAGGCGTGCTGAATCCACCCTTTATCGCCAGCAACGGGCACGTCTCGGTGTAGGAGCGCACCATGACGGCAAGATCGCAGTCGACTTCGGCATCAGCTCACCCCCAGCCAGAATTCCACGGGTGTGACGACATCACGATCATCGGCGGCGGCTTCTGCGGCGCGATGACCGCTGTACAACTATTGCGGCGAGCCAAACAGCCGATGCGCTTAAGGCTCGTGGAGCAGTCGTGGCAGCGCCTTGCTCGCGGCATCGCTTATAGCACCACGGAGCCCTGCCATTTATTGAATGTTCCAGCGGGCCGAATGAGTGCGCTGCCCGAAGACCCGGACCATTTCGTGCGGTGGGCAAGACGGCATGAAGCGCAGATCATAGAGCCACCCTGGGTTCACTCGGTAGGAGCGCAGGCCTATCTGCCGCGCGGTTGCTATGGCGATTACCTGGCCGAGCTTCTGCAGGACACGATACGGGAAGCCTCTTGGCACGACGTGGAAATCATCGCCGACGAAGCCATCGCGGCGGAACGGGACGCTGACGGTATCCGCATACGCACCAAATCAGGGATCCACTGGCATAGCCGGGCCTGTGTACTGGCGTTGGGCAATACGCCGCCGGAATCGCCCGGCCCATGGGCAAGGGACTTGATTGGAGCACCGGGCTACCACGCCAACCCTTGGTCCGAAGGGGTAGTCTCCACATTGCTGCAGGGCGATTCCTGCGTCCTGGTCGGGTCAGGCCTGACTATGCTCGACATTGTTATGGCGCTCCACCACCGAAATTATGCGGGAACCATACATGTAATATCGCGGCGCGGGCTGGTGCCCCTAGCGCACAATGGGCAATCTATGCCGCCAGCGGTGTCGCCCGAAGCGATAACGCTAGCGGCCGCGGATGTACGAACAGCGATGCGCGAGTTCCGGCAGGCCGCCCGATCGGCCGCGGAGCGAGGAATCGACTGGCAAAGTTTGTTTGACCTGTTGCGGCCCCATACAGCCAAGGTGTGGCAGCAACTGGGCACCTTCGAGCGCCGGCGTTTTCTCCGACACGTCCGCCCCTACTGGGACCACCACCGGCACAGGGTTGCGCCCGTCGTACGGGACATATTCGACGGCATGGCGGCTTCGGGACAGGTTATCGTCCACAAAGGCCGGATAGAGCGATGTGTGCCGCCCCAGCATGCCGAAGGCGAGATCCAACTATGGCTACGGGATCAGGCCCGGCAAAGCGGGCCCATTGCGGCGCGGGACGTGGTCAATTGCATAGGTCCTGGGCATCTTGACGGTGCTTCGCGCCTTGTAAAGCATATGTCCGCCGACGAGACCATCCCACTGGACTTACTCGGCATGGGGCTGGGAGCCGATTC
Above is a genomic segment from Bordetella genomosp. 11 containing:
- the cysQ gene encoding 3'(2'),5'-bisphosphate nucleotidase CysQ, with product MLSASQLTSVLQVARDAGHAVMAVYDACSRGASPEVSRKADDSPVTEADMDSHRIIVAGLAALDEALPVVSEEDTDSHAHRTRKGRYWLVDPLDGTKEFLDRNGEFTVNIALIDNGTAVAGVVVAPALGLEYWGATGLGAWRDTGTGPSQLSVCTPCAASLPRVIASRSHLDSATQDYLRRLGPHSLVQAGSSLKFCRIAEGAADLYPRFGPTCEWDVAAAHAILEAAGGQVLCLDGTPLRYGKAGVLNPPFIASNGHVSV
- the cysD gene encoding sulfate adenylyltransferase subunit CysD; translated protein: MEAIPQVEAPTFGYPPRLSFAGATARAAAGRHTRTPHLDRLEAESIHIIREAVAEADNPAMLYSVGKDSSVMLHLARKAFYPAPPPFPLVHVDTRWKFQEMYLFRDRMARDSGMDLLVHVNPEAIARNINPFDHGSSLHTDITKTQGLKQVLDERRFDIVFGGARRDEEKSRAKERIFSFRTAAHRWDPKNQRPELWNLYNARKRPGESIRAFPLSNWTELDIWQYIYSEDIPVVPLYFAKERPVIVRDGMILMVDDDRMRLAPGERIQFRKVRFRTLGCYPLTGAVESNAATVPEIILELIGARSSERQGRAIDTDAAGSMEKKKQEGYF
- a CDS encoding FAD/NAD(P)-binding protein, which encodes MTARSQSTSASAHPQPEFHGCDDITIIGGGFCGAMTAVQLLRRAKQPMRLRLVEQSWQRLARGIAYSTTEPCHLLNVPAGRMSALPEDPDHFVRWARRHEAQIIEPPWVHSVGAQAYLPRGCYGDYLAELLQDTIREASWHDVEIIADEAIAAERDADGIRIRTKSGIHWHSRACVLALGNTPPESPGPWARDLIGAPGYHANPWSEGVVSTLLQGDSCVLVGSGLTMLDIVMALHHRNYAGTIHVISRRGLVPLAHNGQSMPPAVSPEAITLAAADVRTAMREFRQAARSAAERGIDWQSLFDLLRPHTAKVWQQLGTFERRRFLRHVRPYWDHHRHRVAPVVRDIFDGMAASGQVIVHKGRIERCVPPQHAEGEIQLWLRDQARQSGPIAARDVVNCIGPGHLDGASRLVKHMSADETIPLDLLGMGLGADSELALTVGADQAKEFFSLGPPVKGSFWECTAVPECRRDAVALAERLQSRDRTNVDQKRC